The following DNA comes from Rosa rugosa chromosome 5, drRosRugo1.1, whole genome shotgun sequence.
tcttcctctcgCTTCTCACACCTCTctccccaaaacccaaaaaatggGGATTTCTTTCAGCAGCAACCGAAGACGTAACAACTACTACCAACACCCGCCACCGCCTCAGCCCCTCTACCTCTCCAATCCTCACTACTACCCCTCCGACCCACCTTCTTTctctccgccgccgccgccgcctcctccgccgccggtgacttctttctcttcctcctcctccccctcctcttcttcttccgccACCTACCCAGAACCCAATTCCGCCACCCCTTACGCagcgcctccgccgccgccgcccagGGCTCCATACCAGGGCTACCCTcttccgccgccgccgccgcagtCGCATTACTGCTATGGTCAGTACAATTCTTGCAACCACGCGAATCCGATGATGGGTCGGTTCAGTTACAACCACAATTACCAGCCTTACTATGGTAATCAGGCGAGTGGGTGGCCGGCGATGCGGCCTCCGGTGGCCCCCCTGTATCCTCCGCCGCCGTACGTGGAGCACCAGAGTGCCAAGAAGGTGAAGAATGACGTCAACGTGCGTAAGGACACGTTGAGGCTGGAGATTGATGAGCAGAACCCTGATCAGCATTTGGTCTCGTTCGTTTTCGATGCCTTGTATGATGGGAGGTGAGCTATTTTGGGTTTCTGTGTTTAAAGATTGTTGCTTTTGATGGATTGAATATGTGTTTTGATTGTTGTGGATAAGAAATTGTTGGGTTTTCGGTTTCGATGTCATCAGCATTTAGGAGCTGAGTAGGGAAGAAGCTTTGATCGTGTGAGTTGTGAGGTTAAATTCTAGAATTTGGTTTAGCTGAGTTGGAATTTCCTTGCAAGAAATTAGAGAGAAGCTATGCTTCTACTTAGGGAAGGTAGATGAAGGAAATTAACTCTAAATGTGTTTGAATTCCTGTGTCGCTAACCATGAAGCTGGAATCCTAGTGTTATGGCAAGGATGCTGAACCAGAAGTTAGTGAGATATGAACAATTAAAAGGGTGATGAGAAAAACCGCCTATGGGGTTTACAATTGCATTCTGCTATTGTAGTGACTATCTAGTGTAAGAAAATATGATACGAAGTGGATGTACAATAGTTACTTAATGTTCATCTTTGAGTCTTTGGATGATTCGATTGCTGATGGTAGAACTTATAACAAATGAAGCTCATGCATTTTGCCTTTTCAATGTTTTTCCTCTGTTGGAGGATGGCAACAGTGGACATGACCAGAATTAGCTACAACCGTTAAGAAATAGTGAATCTGTGGTTCACAATTTCATGTGTTCCTTTGATGGAATTTTATTGACAGAAAGTTTGGCTCTTCACTTGAAACACTAGGGTTTTTTCAATTATAAGAAGTATTTACGCGGTGCCCCATCCCTTTTCATAGGAAGGCTCTCTAACATAGACAGGGGTTACATTTTCTTGCTCTTGTTAATTGTACAGCTGCTCTTAAGAGGAAGTAGAGATTGGAGGGTATAGGATTCTCTAATTTACTTGCTCAAGTGTTTGAATTAGCCGTACAAATGGTCTTTTCCAGAACActgttatttgttttaaaaCTATTGAGCCAACAGCAAACAAGGATCTTCCCTCTGCTCCTGCCTGTTCGTGCTGTTTATCGACTTCCTTGAGAGATCGTGCCTGCATCACCTTAATATACTTTAAATGTTTTCTATGAAGAAAGGGTCATGCTGGGATCTGCAAACTTTATCACCTTTAAAAAGTGTTTCTGATATAAGATTTATACTTCTATAAGCCCTGAGAAAAGGGGCATCACTGTATTTATAAGACTTTCATAAGATATAGTGTCTATATTAAGCATTATTTATAGGTTATTAAGAAAGCACTATGTAAAGTAGTGCAATTCTGTAATATAGTCTATCATCTATATGCTGCTGTGCTTTCACTTTTATGTGTTGAATGAACAAGTTGTTGGAGTCGGGTTTTCTTTTACAATTACTCTTCACAACTGTTCTTTTCAGGAGTTGTAGAACCAAGTATCGTAACTGTTGTGCCTCCTATGAACACGTTGTTTTTGGTCTATAAATACAATTGCAAGTAGAGATTTATCTATTTTCATATTTGAGCTCTGTTAAAAAGTAAGGTTAAAAATGCAGTTTGAAGCAGCAAGCTGTGTGACAATTTAGTTATTGAAGTGTTTCGCattatttaattgtttttcTTACCAAAATAGTGTATCTTTTAAATCTAATGCTTCTTGTGCGATGTAGAAGGTCATGTTAGCAGGTGCCTAGTTTGCTTGCATTGCTGTAGAAACATTTTATGTGCAATAACAGTCTTATGAGTCATAGTCCAATAGTAGAACTATGTAATAGGGTTAAAAAAAATATGCTAACCATTATTATGGTCGTTGAGCATGCATGTGGCACTCAACCTATGCATATATTGAACATAGACGAAGTAAGGGGGTTCTCTTTAGATCGCCTGCTTATTGGCCATGGTCATGATTGTCTACTAGTTAACACCAGGATTTGTACTCCAGAATTATATGGTAACACTTTTCAGAGGCCGTTGGTGCCTTTTTGTTCCCAGTACTATCATGACATTTATATGCTTTGAGTAGATCTTCAATTCATTTGCTATTGGGTACATCTTATATTCTTATTCTAATTATCTGGGTCATGTCTTCTTATTGACAGCATTACTATTCTCTACTTTGCCAAGGAAGAGGCAGATTGTACATTTGTTCCACTATTTCCTGAAGCATTTACGCCGGTGCAAGTCCCTTTTCAGAAAGGAGTAGGCCAGAAATTTTGTCAGCCCTCAGGAACAGGCATCGATTTAGGCTTCTTTGAGTTGGATGATCTGTCAAAACCCTCACCTGGAGAAGATGTATTCCCACTTGTAATATCTGCGGAAACACGTACGCCGCCTGATTCAATCGACCATATTGGTGAGCCTGTCCAAGATGCATCTCCTCGTATGCAGATCACTCAAGCTGTGCTAGAAAAGAATAATGGCGACCCCTTCCAAGTGAAAGTAATTAAGCAGATACTGTGGATTGATGAAGTTCGCTATGAACTACGTGAGATATATGGAATTGCAACCTCAGCAGTGGAAGGCTTTGATGACAATGACCCTGGGAAGGAGTGTGTAATATGCATGACCGAACCGAAGGACACTGCTGTATTACCTTGTCGACATATGGTGAGAATTCATCTAATACTAAATAGTGCTATTAGGAGATCAAAACAAATTTAGGTGAATCTGCGCATATGCCATATATAAATGTTGTTAATGTTGATGGAGGAAGGCACAAGCCCTTTGTGTGCGAGCAT
Coding sequences within:
- the LOC133711338 gene encoding probable E3 ubiquitin-protein ligase LUL3, which produces MHVFFKSKVTKHLKSLKSKIPRLCMFPIGGCFDGCRDHTQQSSGFGTRIWNLTDKPVELQIRVGSILKKVHTLKPGSSKRLKCKSIYKAYMPGENGKAGMKSLLYYYDETCHPYVWIHETGGDSMRMVKQQYISLEDLRDCCEIRIFRDHQRGCLSVRKKPRPDFYTENGVTAAVGCGFLYVIFDHQEEKECKMTLVIFAEAFSKLPMTLFLVEFKGKSGMLRAEQFPKQRAFNRRQKRRDDSSTNLTRSLLFFSSLPLQSSFFFFFFFTFVSFSTVGLRLRFSTPIYFFSLPLASHTSLPKTQKMGISFSSNRRRNNYYQHPPPPQPLYLSNPHYYPSDPPSFSPPPPPPPPPPVTSFSSSSSPSSSSSATYPEPNSATPYAAPPPPPPRAPYQGYPLPPPPPQSHYCYGQYNSCNHANPMMGRFSYNHNYQPYYGNQASGWPAMRPPVAPLYPPPPYVEHQSAKKVKNDVNVRKDTLRLEIDEQNPDQHLVSFVFDALYDGSITILYFAKEEADCTFVPLFPEAFTPVQVPFQKGVGQKFCQPSGTGIDLGFFELDDLSKPSPGEDVFPLVISAETRTPPDSIDHIGEPVQDASPRMQITQAVLEKNNGDPFQVKVIKQILWIDEVRYELREIYGIATSAVEGFDDNDPGKECVICMTEPKDTAVLPCRHMCMCSDCAKELRIQSNKCPICRQPIEELIEIKMNKSQQ